One segment of Thamnophis elegans isolate rThaEle1 chromosome 16, rThaEle1.pri, whole genome shotgun sequence DNA contains the following:
- the AQP9 gene encoding aquaporin-9 produces the protein MTQKAGKSLKEKVALRNSLLKEALAELLGTFILIALGCSCVAQTVLSRGALGGALTISVGFAMAVTLAIYVAGGVSGGHINPAVSFAMCLTGKMKWAKFPIYVLAQFLGAFLGAAVVFGINYDALIFYTDGNFTVGGANPTAHIFATYPQEYLSLTNGFADQMLSTAFLILGVFAIFDTDNLGVPKGLEPIAVGLLIILLTCSMGLNSGCAMNPARDLSPRLFTYLLGWGPEVFTAGNSWWWVPIAGPMVGAALGAATYMLFIGIHHFPPSPCQKTDALHEHELAHLEEGK, from the exons ATGACACAGAAGGCAGGAAAGAGCCTGAAGGAAAAAGTGGCCCTCAGGAACAGTCTGCTGAAGGAAGCGCTGGCAGAACTCCTGGGGACCTTCATCCTGATT GCGCTGGGCTGCAGTTGCGTGGCACAAACCGTCCTGAGCAGGGGGGCCCTGGGAGGAGCACTGACGATCTCCGTTGGCTTCGCCATGGCCGTCACCCTGGCCATCTACGTGGCCGGAGGCGTCTCTG GTGGTCACATCAATCCAGCCGTCTCCTTCGCCATGTGCCTGACTGGGAAGATGAAGTGGGCCAAATTCCCCATTTATGTCCTGGCACAGTTTCTGGGTGCCTTTCTTGGAGCTGCTGTGGTCTTTGGCATCAACTATG ACGCTCTCATCTTCTACACGGATGGCAACTTCACTGTCGGAGGGGCCAACCCCACAGCACACATTTTTGCGACTTATCCTCAGGAATATTTGTCCCTGACCAACGGCTTCGCAGATCAG ATGCTGTCCACGGCCTTTCTTATCCTGGGGGTCTTTGCCATCTTTGACACGGACAACTTGGGGGTCCCGAAGGGGCTGGAGCCCATTGCCGTCGGCCTCCTCATCATACTGCTGACCTGTTCCATGGGCCTGAACAGTGGCTGCGCCATGAACCCAGCCCGAGATCTGAGCCCCCGCCTCTTCACCTACCTGCTGGGCTGGGGGCCTGAAGTCTTCAC agCCGGCAATAGCTGGTGGTGGGTTCCCATCGCCGGCCCCATGGTGGGGGCAGCCCTGGGAGCTGCCACCTACATGCTCTTCATCGGGATCCaccacttccctccctccccttgccAGAAGACGGACGCCCTCCACGAACACGAACTGGCCCACCTGGAGGAGGGGAAGTAG
- the LIPC gene encoding hepatic triacylglycerol lipase isoform X1 yields MRSRLALPLLLLLCVLLAEGKPEGRRGKGSHRQLLPVRRGSSRFEAKFLLYSNRAEQGCLIEPGQEEALKQCPFNASLPLVMIIHGWSVDRTLERWIWKLAEELKTQLPDTNVIITDWLSLAHAHYPIAVQNTRDVGQEIARFLEWLEETVRFHRSKAHLVGYSLGAHVAGFAGSSMRGNGKIGRITGLDPAGPLFEGMSPTDRLSPDDADFVDAIHTFTQQHMGLSVGIKQPVAHFDFYPNGGTFQPGCHIMHVYSHIVQYGITGLTQTVKCAHERSVHLFIDSLRYSQKQITGYWCKNMEMFDKGRCLDCRAHRCNTLGYHIRKARIPGSQRLFLKTQPQMPFKVYHYQFKIHFIHEFQEPRIDPTFTISLTGNKDDVENLSITLIEGITQNKTYTFLVPLDIDIGELMMIKLKWEGTAIWENIWDTFQTIIPWRKGDRRPGLIVTSIRVKAGETQQKMTFCSQRVDNLHLYPGHEKMFVRCEVSSQKLR; encoded by the exons ATGAGAAGCCGCCTGGCCCTTCCGCTGCTGCTCCTTCTCTGCGTCCTCCTTGCTGAAGGGAAGCCCGAGGGCAGGAGGGGGAAAG GCTCCCATCGGCAGCTGCTTCCCGTGAGGAGAGGCTCTTCCCGCTTTGAGGCCAAGTTCCTGCTGTATTCCAACAGGGCGGAGCAGGGCTGCCTGATTGAGCCCGGCCAGGAGGAGGCGCTCAAGCAGTGTCCCTTCAACGCCTCCCTCCCGCTGGTGATGATCATCCATGGGTGGTCG GTGGACAGGACACTGGAACGCTGGATTTGGAAACTGGCCGAAGAGCTCAAAACCCAACTGCCTGACACCAACGTCATCATCACCGACTGGCTCTCTCTAGCACACGCACATTACCCCATTGCGGTGCAGAATACGCGGGACGTCGGCCAAGAGATCGCTCGCTTCCTGGAATGGCTGGAG GAAACCGTGCGGTTCCACCGGAGCAAGGCTCACCTGGTGGGGTACAGCCTGGGGGCCCACGTAGCTGGCTTTGCCGGCAGCTCCATGAGAGGCAACGGGAAGATTGGCCGGATCACCG GCCTGGACCCTGCCGGCCCCCTCTTTGAGGGCATGTCCCCCACAGACCGGCTCTCGCCAGACGACGCTGACTTTGTGGACGCCATCCACACCTTCACCCAGCAGCACATGGGCCTCAGTGTCGGCATCAAGCAGCCTGTGGCGCACTTCGACTTTTACCCCAACGGCGGAACTTTCCAGCCTGGCTGCCACATCATGCACGTCTACAGCCACATCGTGCAGTACGGAATCACAG gGCTGACCCAGACGGTGAAGTGCGCCCACGAGAGGTCCGTCCATCTCTTCATCGACTCCCTGCGGTACAGCCAGAAGCAGATCACAGGCTATTGGTGCAAGAACATGGAGATGTTTGACAAGGGACGCTGCCTGGACTGCCGGGCCCACCGGTGCAACACCCTGGGCTACCACATTCGGAAGGCCAGGATCCCTGGCAGCCAGAGGCTCTTCCTGAAGACCCAGCCTCAGATGCCCTTCAAAG ttTATCACTATCAGTTTAAAATCCATTTCATCCACGAATTCCAAGAACCACGAATTGATCCAACGTTCACTATCTCGCTGACTGGCAACAAAGATGACGTGGAAAATCTCTCCATCACTTT AATCGAAGGCATCACTCAGAATAAAACCTACACTTTCCTTGTTCCTCTGGATATTGATATTGGAGAGCTGATGATGATCAAACTGAAGTGGGAAGGGACGGCCATCTGGGAAAACATTTGGGACACTTTCCAAACCATCATCCCTTGGAGAAAGGGGGACCGTCGGCCAGGACTCATCGTGACCTCCATCCGAGTCAAGGCGGGAGAAACCCAGCAGAA aatgACATTCTGTTCTCAGCGGGTAGATAATTTGCACCTCTATCCAGGTCACGAGAAAATGTTTGTGAGATGTGAAGTCAGTTCCCAAAAGCTGAGATGA
- the LIPC gene encoding hepatic triacylglycerol lipase isoform X3 — MRSRLALPLLLLLCVLLAEGKPEGRRGKGSHRQLLPVRRGSSRFEAKFLLYSNRAEQGCLIEPGQEEALKQCPFNASLPLVMIIHGWSVDRTLERWIWKLAEELKTQLPDTNVIITDWLSLAHAHYPIAVQNTRDVGQEIARFLEWLEETVRFHRSKAHLVGYSLGAHVAGFAGSSMRGNGKIGRITGLDPAGPLFEGMSPTDRLSPDDADFVDAIHTFTQQHMGLSVGIKQPVAHFDFYPNGGTFQPGCHIMHVYSHIVQYGITVYHYQFKIHFIHEFQEPRIDPTFTISLTGNKDDVENLSITLIEGITQNKTYTFLVPLDIDIGELMMIKLKWEGTAIWENIWDTFQTIIPWRKGDRRPGLIVTSIRVKAGETQQKMTFCSQRVDNLHLYPGHEKMFVRCEVSSQKLR, encoded by the exons ATGAGAAGCCGCCTGGCCCTTCCGCTGCTGCTCCTTCTCTGCGTCCTCCTTGCTGAAGGGAAGCCCGAGGGCAGGAGGGGGAAAG GCTCCCATCGGCAGCTGCTTCCCGTGAGGAGAGGCTCTTCCCGCTTTGAGGCCAAGTTCCTGCTGTATTCCAACAGGGCGGAGCAGGGCTGCCTGATTGAGCCCGGCCAGGAGGAGGCGCTCAAGCAGTGTCCCTTCAACGCCTCCCTCCCGCTGGTGATGATCATCCATGGGTGGTCG GTGGACAGGACACTGGAACGCTGGATTTGGAAACTGGCCGAAGAGCTCAAAACCCAACTGCCTGACACCAACGTCATCATCACCGACTGGCTCTCTCTAGCACACGCACATTACCCCATTGCGGTGCAGAATACGCGGGACGTCGGCCAAGAGATCGCTCGCTTCCTGGAATGGCTGGAG GAAACCGTGCGGTTCCACCGGAGCAAGGCTCACCTGGTGGGGTACAGCCTGGGGGCCCACGTAGCTGGCTTTGCCGGCAGCTCCATGAGAGGCAACGGGAAGATTGGCCGGATCACCG GCCTGGACCCTGCCGGCCCCCTCTTTGAGGGCATGTCCCCCACAGACCGGCTCTCGCCAGACGACGCTGACTTTGTGGACGCCATCCACACCTTCACCCAGCAGCACATGGGCCTCAGTGTCGGCATCAAGCAGCCTGTGGCGCACTTCGACTTTTACCCCAACGGCGGAACTTTCCAGCCTGGCTGCCACATCATGCACGTCTACAGCCACATCGTGCAGTACGGAATCACAG ttTATCACTATCAGTTTAAAATCCATTTCATCCACGAATTCCAAGAACCACGAATTGATCCAACGTTCACTATCTCGCTGACTGGCAACAAAGATGACGTGGAAAATCTCTCCATCACTTT AATCGAAGGCATCACTCAGAATAAAACCTACACTTTCCTTGTTCCTCTGGATATTGATATTGGAGAGCTGATGATGATCAAACTGAAGTGGGAAGGGACGGCCATCTGGGAAAACATTTGGGACACTTTCCAAACCATCATCCCTTGGAGAAAGGGGGACCGTCGGCCAGGACTCATCGTGACCTCCATCCGAGTCAAGGCGGGAGAAACCCAGCAGAA aatgACATTCTGTTCTCAGCGGGTAGATAATTTGCACCTCTATCCAGGTCACGAGAAAATGTTTGTGAGATGTGAAGTCAGTTCCCAAAAGCTGAGATGA
- the LIPC gene encoding hepatic triacylglycerol lipase isoform X2 produces MIIHGWSVDRTLERWIWKLAEELKTQLPDTNVIITDWLSLAHAHYPIAVQNTRDVGQEIARFLEWLEETVRFHRSKAHLVGYSLGAHVAGFAGSSMRGNGKIGRITGLDPAGPLFEGMSPTDRLSPDDADFVDAIHTFTQQHMGLSVGIKQPVAHFDFYPNGGTFQPGCHIMHVYSHIVQYGITGLTQTVKCAHERSVHLFIDSLRYSQKQITGYWCKNMEMFDKGRCLDCRAHRCNTLGYHIRKARIPGSQRLFLKTQPQMPFKVYHYQFKIHFIHEFQEPRIDPTFTISLTGNKDDVENLSITLIEGITQNKTYTFLVPLDIDIGELMMIKLKWEGTAIWENIWDTFQTIIPWRKGDRRPGLIVTSIRVKAGETQQKMTFCSQRVDNLHLYPGHEKMFVRCEVSSQKLR; encoded by the exons ATGATCATCCATGGGTGGTCG GTGGACAGGACACTGGAACGCTGGATTTGGAAACTGGCCGAAGAGCTCAAAACCCAACTGCCTGACACCAACGTCATCATCACCGACTGGCTCTCTCTAGCACACGCACATTACCCCATTGCGGTGCAGAATACGCGGGACGTCGGCCAAGAGATCGCTCGCTTCCTGGAATGGCTGGAG GAAACCGTGCGGTTCCACCGGAGCAAGGCTCACCTGGTGGGGTACAGCCTGGGGGCCCACGTAGCTGGCTTTGCCGGCAGCTCCATGAGAGGCAACGGGAAGATTGGCCGGATCACCG GCCTGGACCCTGCCGGCCCCCTCTTTGAGGGCATGTCCCCCACAGACCGGCTCTCGCCAGACGACGCTGACTTTGTGGACGCCATCCACACCTTCACCCAGCAGCACATGGGCCTCAGTGTCGGCATCAAGCAGCCTGTGGCGCACTTCGACTTTTACCCCAACGGCGGAACTTTCCAGCCTGGCTGCCACATCATGCACGTCTACAGCCACATCGTGCAGTACGGAATCACAG gGCTGACCCAGACGGTGAAGTGCGCCCACGAGAGGTCCGTCCATCTCTTCATCGACTCCCTGCGGTACAGCCAGAAGCAGATCACAGGCTATTGGTGCAAGAACATGGAGATGTTTGACAAGGGACGCTGCCTGGACTGCCGGGCCCACCGGTGCAACACCCTGGGCTACCACATTCGGAAGGCCAGGATCCCTGGCAGCCAGAGGCTCTTCCTGAAGACCCAGCCTCAGATGCCCTTCAAAG ttTATCACTATCAGTTTAAAATCCATTTCATCCACGAATTCCAAGAACCACGAATTGATCCAACGTTCACTATCTCGCTGACTGGCAACAAAGATGACGTGGAAAATCTCTCCATCACTTT AATCGAAGGCATCACTCAGAATAAAACCTACACTTTCCTTGTTCCTCTGGATATTGATATTGGAGAGCTGATGATGATCAAACTGAAGTGGGAAGGGACGGCCATCTGGGAAAACATTTGGGACACTTTCCAAACCATCATCCCTTGGAGAAAGGGGGACCGTCGGCCAGGACTCATCGTGACCTCCATCCGAGTCAAGGCGGGAGAAACCCAGCAGAA aatgACATTCTGTTCTCAGCGGGTAGATAATTTGCACCTCTATCCAGGTCACGAGAAAATGTTTGTGAGATGTGAAGTCAGTTCCCAAAAGCTGAGATGA